One region of Fragaria vesca subsp. vesca linkage group LG4, FraVesHawaii_1.0, whole genome shotgun sequence genomic DNA includes:
- the LOC101300336 gene encoding inorganic pyrophosphatase 1-like — translation MAGVVVVFDFDKTIIDCDSDNWVVDGLGATDLFNQLLPTMPWNSLMDEMMKELHSQGKTIDDIVEVLKRTPIHPRIVPAIKAAHASGCELRIVSDANLFFIETILKHLGLEEYFSEINTNPGYVDEEGRVRISPFCDFTNSSHGCSLCPPNMCKSVIIERIQASTEGRKRMIYLGDGVGDYCPSLKLKEGDFVMPRKNFPLFDKICQNPLALKAEIHEWTDGEELEHILLNLINTIAIEENTAAQFITTDCKLQTISVSGHEAFPKALPVQQ, via the exons ATGGCCGGAGTTGTTGTGGTTTTCGACTTTGACAAGACCATCATCGACTGCGACAGTGACAACTGGGTCGTCGACGGGTTGGGTGCTACTGACTTGTTCAACCAGCTCCTCCCCACCATGCCTTGGAACTCTCTCATG GATGAGATGATGAAGGAGCTTCATTCACAAGGAAAAACCATTGACGACATTGTGGAGGTGCTCAAAAGGACCCCAATCCATCCCAGAATTGTGCCAGCCATCAAAGCAGCCCATGCTTCAGG ATGTGAGTTGAGGATTGTGAGCGATGCGAATCTGTTTTTCATTGAGACGATTTTGAAGCATCTTGGTCTGGAGGAATATTTCTCAGAAATTAACACAAACCCAGGTTATGTTGATGAAGAAGGAAGGGTTAGGATTTCACCTTTCTGTGATTTCACCAATTCTTCTCATGGATGCAGCCTCTGCCCTCCTAATATGTGCAAG AGTGTGATAATTGAGAGGATCCAAGCTTCAACTGAAGGGAGGAAAAGGATGATTTATTTGGGTGATGGAGTTGGTGATTACTGCCCAAGCTTGAAGCTCAAGGAAGGAGATTTCGTGATGCCAAGAAAGAACTTCCCACTTTTCGATAAGATTTGCCAGAACCCTCTGGCTCTCAAGGCCGAGATTCATGAGTGGACTGATGGGGAAGAGCTTGAGCACATTTTGCTCAACCTGATTAACACAATTGCCATTGAAGAGAACACTGCTGCTCAGTTCATTACAACTGACTGCAAGTTACAGACCATCTCTGTTTCTGGTCATGAGGCCTTCCCTAAAGCTCTCCCAGTTCAGCAGTAA